The window CATTTTGTATCTTTCTATCAACTTCTTTAGCTTCAGCTAAAGCTTTTTCTTTTCTTAAAGATACAAAACTTCCAATCTCTTTATCAGTTTCTTCTATTCTATCAAAAATAGCTGTAACAACCTCTTCAGATGTTAGCTCTCTATTTAATATTTTCTCTTTTATTTCAAAAGCTGTTAACTCATATATTTTTTTCACAGAAAAATCCTCCTTTTAATTATTCTCCAATTACCTTCGGTACTATTAATGCTCCATCTTCTGAAGCAGGGGCATTTTTCATAGCCTCTTGAGGTGTTAAAGATTCTTTTATAATATCCTCTCTTAATTTTACTCCAGTTTCATGAACTTGTACTAACGGTTGTACATCATCAGTATTTATTTCTCCTAGAACATCTATGTAATCTAAAATGTTATTTAGATCTGCCTGGAATCTTACAATTTCCTCTTCATTAAATTCTAATCTTGCTAATTTAGCTACATTAAGAACCTCTTCTCTTGTTAAAGACATCTATCTTCCTCCTGTATTTCTATAATGATTTTAAATATTTTATCTCTTGCGATGTTAGCTTTCTATATTTTCCTGATTCTAAATCTCCTAGATTTATCTTTCCAATAGCATCTCTTCTTAAGTACATTACAGCATGCTTAACAGCATCAAACATTCTTCTAACTTGACGATTTTTACCCTCTCTTATTGCTATTATAACCTCACTTTTTCCTGCAGCTCTTTTTAATATCTTTGTCTTAGCTGGTAAAGTAGGACCATCGTCTAAAATTATTCCTTTTGCTAATCTTGAAAGATCCTTATCTCTAATCTCTCCTTTTACGATAGCAAAATACTCTTTATAAACCTCTCCTTTTGGATGGATAACTTTATTAAAAATATCACCATCATTAGTCAAAATTATTGCACCCTCTGTATCTGCATCTAATCTTCCTATAGGATATAGTCTCTCTTTTGTATCTATTAAATCTGTTACTGTTTTTCTTCCTCTATCATCTTTCGAAGCACTTAAAACACCTTTTGGTTTATTAAGTAGGAAGTAAACTTTCCCTTCCGATTTAGGTTTTTCAAATAACTTTCCTTTTATATAGATCTTGTCCGCATCCGTAACTTTTTGGCCAGGCGCTGTATCCTTTCCATTAACTTTTATATCTCCATTTTCTATAAGTTTATCTATCTCTCTTCTTGATGCATATCCATTTTGAGCTAGATACTTATTTATTCTCATCGGTTCCATTTAATCTCTCCTTCATTATTTCATATTGTGGTAGTTCTTCCACTGTTGAGATTCCTAAGTACCCTAAAAATTTATCAGTTACTTCATATAAGTTTGGTTTCCCTATTGCCTCTTTTTTCCCACATACTCTTACAAATTTTCTTTCTTCTAATGTTAATATAACTCTATCAGTTGATACTCCTCTTACCGCTTCAATCTCACTTTTTGTTACTGGTTGACGGTAAGCTATTATAGATAACGTTTCTAGTGCTGCATTAGATAATTTCTTAGGTTTTACATCCTGTTTAAAATATAAATTTACTATCTCGCCACATCTAGGATTTGTTATTAAATAAACAACTTCTTGATCTATCTCTAAGTTTATTCCTGTATTAAAACGTTCTATTTTTAAAGTTTCCAATATATTTAAAACCTTTTCTATTGATATAGAAAAAAACTTACTTAAATCTCTTATTTTTATCTCTTCTCCACCTAATAAAAGTATTGATTCGATCTGTTCTTTTATTCCAATGGTATTATTTTCTATCATATCAATCCCCTATAATGAATATTTTCTAAATATAAAAATATCTCATCTAGATCAAGTTGACTATAATTCTCCTCAAAATTAATAAAATAATCTATGCTATAAAATATTTTATCACTTTCAATCAAAAAATTATTTTTATAAAGTAAAAGTGCTAATTCTAAATTAATTTTTCTATTAATATTCTCATTATCTTTTAAAACTCCTAAAGAGTTATCAACTTTTTTTAGTAAATATTTAATATTCCTTTCTCTATCAACCACTTCTAAAATATTTAAATATTTTATATATTCATATTTTTTTATATTTCCACTACTATTTAAAATTTCGTCTCTTACCTTTTCAACAATTTCATTTTTTATAAAAACTGAATCTTTATAAATTAAATCTGCTAAATCTAATCTTTCTAATTCTGATAAAAACTCATAAAATAAAATACTGTTATCTAACCATTCACCTTCTCTATTTAATATGCTTCTATAGGCTTCCGATACATCTTTTCGTATTTTTTCTATATTATTATCTATCATTTTTTTTTCAATAGTTTTTCCTTCTAAATTTAATAGCTTTAAATTATAATAATACGAATAGACATTTTGAATATAATCATACTTATTATAATTAAACTTCGGAATCTCTTCGTATCTATTTAATATAACATTTAAATATAGGACTTTCAATTGCCTTATATACTCAACTCTGCTAATGTTCATAATCAAGCTATTTTGAGCATAATTACTAGATGAAATAAGATAAAATTTTTTTATTTGATTAATTACATTACTTCTTAAATATTTATATTTATTTTCAAATTCTTTCCAAAATCGTATTTCTCCATTTAAAAGTTCTTTAAAAGTTTGTTTTGGAAAAGTTGGATTTTCTTTAACTAAACTTAATTTTAAAAAATCATCTTGTTCTTCACTTTTTATATCTTTAACTAAATATATTCTCTCATCTAACTCTTTTAATAAATTTGATTGAAGTACTTTAACCTTAAAATTTTCAAAATCTCTTTCTGTTGCAACTAATAGTTCAGAGTTACTATCTTTAAATATATTTAAACTTCCATATTTATAGTAGTTCTCTTTATTTTCAACAACTACACTTTTTATCAATGGAGAAAACTTGTAAACTAATTTATATGATCCCTTCCAATCTAGCTTATCTAAATTTGTATAAATATACAGATTATTTTTATTTTCGGTGGATGCTATGACATAACTTTCTATAATTTGGTTATTAAAAAAATATTTCATGTAAAAAATATTTTTGCCATTTATAAATTTTGTTTCTGTATAATAGTTTCTAGCTTTATAGACTTTATAATCTTTAATTAATAATATCTGTAAATTTGATAAAAAATCTTGTATATTTTCATCTTT of the Cetobacterium sp. ZOR0034 genome contains:
- the gatC gene encoding Asp-tRNA(Asn)/Glu-tRNA(Gln) amidotransferase subunit GatC, with product MSLTREEVLNVAKLARLEFNEEEIVRFQADLNNILDYIDVLGEINTDDVQPLVQVHETGVKLREDIIKESLTPQEAMKNAPASEDGALIVPKVIGE
- a CDS encoding pseudouridine synthase, giving the protein MRINKYLAQNGYASRREIDKLIENGDIKVNGKDTAPGQKVTDADKIYIKGKLFEKPKSEGKVYFLLNKPKGVLSASKDDRGRKTVTDLIDTKERLYPIGRLDADTEGAIILTNDGDIFNKVIHPKGEVYKEYFAIVKGEIRDKDLSRLAKGIILDDGPTLPAKTKILKRAAGKSEVIIAIREGKNRQVRRMFDAVKHAVMYLRRDAIGKINLGDLESGKYRKLTSQEIKYLKSL
- the scpB gene encoding SMC-Scp complex subunit ScpB, with the protein product MGIKEQIESILLLGGEEIKIRDLSKFFSISIEKVLNILETLKIERFNTGINLEIDQEVVYLITNPRCGEIVNLYFKQDVKPKKLSNAALETLSIIAYRQPVTKSEIEAVRGVSTDRVILTLEERKFVRVCGKKEAIGKPNLYEVTDKFLGYLGISTVEELPQYEIMKERLNGTDENK